The genomic segment TCGGGAGACGCAGCCGGCTCCGACAAGCTGTACGCGCCGCTGCTGGCGGCGCACCCCGCGGATGCGGAGTTGCAGGTCGCGCACGGGCAGAACCTGATACGGCAGCTCAAGTTCGCCGAGGCGTTCGAGGTCTTCACACGGGCTACCCAGCTGGCGCCGACGGACCCGGATGGCTGGACCGGATTGGCGTTTGCGGCGTCGAAGACCGGGCAGCATTCGGTGGCACTGCAGGCCCTTACAGCACGGTCAAAATATCTTCCAGACAACCCATCTACGTACTTCCTTTGGGCGACATCCTATGATATGTTGCACGACCGGAACTCGGCCATCGCGTACTACCATCACTTCCTGGAGGCATCGGCCGGCAAGTTCCCAGACCAGGAATGGCAAGCCCGGCAGCGGCTTCTCCTGCTCGAGAAGAAGCGATAAACGGGCAAAGACATACATAAATGGAGCAACGTGCCAGCATTAAAGAGTCCAGAAGGACCGGCTGTAACTTTTTTGTTGCATCCTTTCTTCAAAACTCCTATAGTCTCGGCTCAAGAGTGCACCAGGTCTCTGGTATCGATAGGCCCGGCATTTAGAGCGGATTGGTCCTAAATGCATCCTGAATGCAGGGCTTAGGGGTATGCAGAGGCTTCAGTCGAACCGTGTCAGGGGGGTTCGTCATGCGCATCGCTCGATATATCTCGATAATGGTCCTAAGCGCACTCTGTGTTCCTGCCTTCGGAGCCTCGTTCGACAATAAGGCACCCGACGAGCAGACGATTACCGCCTTAGAACAACGCGCCTCTCAAGCTCAGCCCCGCGAACAGTGCTTCCTCTACGCACAGCTTGTGCACGAAATGATCGAATTCAGTGCGCAGCAGTATGCGGCGGGCGAAGCTGACAAGGCCACCGGCTGGATGAAGAAAGCCCTGGATTTGGCGCACAAGCTACCCGGCGTTCTTGCAGTGAACGACAAGAAGCTTAAGGACGCGCAGATCCTGCTGCGGCACACCGCATTCCGGCTTACGGAACTGCTGCACTCCGGTAATTCCGATGATCAGGAATTGGTGCAGCAGACCCTAGCCCAGTTGAACAAGGCGCAGAACGAGGCCATGATGCAGGTCTTCAAGAAATAGCGCCCCGCCGGGCCGCGAAGGCTCAGCCACACCAACACGAATTGATTGCTGGCAGTTCCCTGCCCACCGCGCAGTGTGCTCAAATGAGAGCCGTCGGGGGGCATCGCTATGGCCAGCAGGGCTTGGTTTCTCGTTCTGATTTTGCCGCTCTTCGTCGCCGGGGGTGCGGCGGCACAGAAGGAACAACGCCAGACTCTTACCGAGGCGCAGATCGAGAAGATACGCGAGGCGGGGATCGATCCAAATGAGCGCATCAGGCTCTATACGCAGTTCCTGGACGAGCGCGCGGATACCATCAAGGGGCTGACGAACCGTGGCAAGTCGGCTGCCCGCGCCAAGCGGCTCGATGATGAACTGCAGGATTTCGTCGCGCTCACGGACGAAATGGGATCGAACCTCGATCAGTATTCTGAGCGCAAGGCCGACATGCGCATTGCGCTGAAGAAGCTGAATGACCTGACGCCGAAGTGGCAATCGATCCTGAGGGCTCTGCCAGGCGAACCGGGGTTCGACGAGGCCCGCAAAGAAGCGCTGGAAGCATGGGACGATCTGGCGGACCAGGCCAAGCGCCTGCTGAGTGAGCAGACAGAGTACTTCGCGCTGCACAAGGAAGAGAAGGGGCAGGAACGGACCGAGCCGAAGTAGCGCGCGTTTACTGAATAGGCTTTGTGCCGACTACGCAGATCCAGCCCTTGTTGCGTTCCTCGCTGAACTGCACGTTGACGTATCCGGCATTTGCAAACAGTTCGCGCTGGTCCGCGGGGCTGAGGCGGCACGCGCCGAGCAGAACGCGCATGAGCGGTCCTTCCATCCATTCGAAGCGGCCGCTCTTGTAGCTCTCCGCAATGATCACCAACTTGCCGCCTGGCTTGAGCACGCGAAGGACTTCGCGCAGGTCGCCGGGCAGGTCAGGCCAGTAGTATTGCGTTTCAATCGCCGTAATGAGATCGAATTTGTCTGCGGGAAACGGAAGCTTCGACACGGATGCTTGTTCAAGTTGGACGCGGGACTGCTCGACAAGCTCCCTGTTGTAGGCGCGCGAAGCTGCGAGGCTGCCCTGAGCATAGTCGACGCCATAAACACTGCCCTGCGCGGCAAGATGGGCGAGCTTATTGAGTGTGCGGCCGCCACCGCAGCCGATGTCGAGAATCGTGTCGTGGTCTCGGATCTCGACATGAGTGAGTCCCCAGTCTGTCAGCGTGGAATGGCTCTTGTTCATGGTGTTGGCCATGAAACGGCCCAGCCAGCGCGATGGCTTGCGGACCTGCCGCATCATGTAGCCGCCCGCCAGCAGGACAGCACTGATTCTGAGGATTTCTCCAATCATGCAATGCAATGAGTTTAGCGCTTGCGCGCTCCTTCATCCCATTACAACAATTGGCTGGAAGAGTGTGCCGGCTACGCGGCTGGCGATGCCGAACAGCTCGCGCTGGCCGGCGAATACCTTGACCAGCGGCGCCTGAGAGAACTCCGGCAGGTTGGCTTGCGCGCCGTTGCGCATGCGGCCGATAGTCTGCTCGTCGGCCGTAACGCATGGCATTTCAGGCAGCAGGGTCCGTGGGTGGATGCTCACGGCCTCAAGCGCCGCGAAGTTCCCTGCAAGCGGCTGGAGGTCGGCAAGTGGACGGGCTTCGTCGAGCGTGAAGACGCCGGCGCGGGTGCGGCGCAGGCTGCTGAGGTGCGCGCCGCAGCCGAGGATTTGGCCGAGCTCGTGCGCGACGGAACGAACGTATCCACCGGCGCTTATCTTCATGGCAAACGCGGCCTGGTCACCGTCGAGCGCGGTGATTTCAAATGAGTCGATCACAACGGTTGCGGGCTTGAGATCGACCGGCTTCCCGGCGCGTGCGAGCTTGTAGGCGGGAGTTCCTGCGATCTTCTTCGCCGAGTAAGGCGGCGGCATCTGCTGCAGTTCGCCGCGGAAGCGCAACGAAGCCTCGCGAATTTCTTCGAGCGTGAACTGGGGCTGCGCGACGGGGCCGGTGGGCTCGCCTTCAGCGTCGTAGGTGTCCGTAGCGAAGCCGAAGCGGATGGTGCCCGTATACGACTTCTCCGCCGAGCTGAAGAACTGTGCGAGACGGGTGTACTTGCCGACGAGCAACGGGAGCACGCCGGTCGCCATGGGATCTAGCGTGCCGAGATGGCCGATGGACTTCTCGCCGGTGATCTTGCGAAGGCGGCTGACCACGTCGTGGGAGGTCATGCCGCCGGGTTTATCTATGACGAACAGCCCGTTCACTGAATTACTCTAGCAGTCCTTGGCGGGGCGACTGGAGCCCATCCCCCGTGCAATCGCGCGAGGAGGGTTCACCGAGATCAGAGGTATCCCTGTGCGGGGTTGCGAACGAGCGACAGGAATTCCGACCGCGTCTCCTTGCGCTGGAAGCAGCCGACCATCGCGGAAGTGACGGTGAACGAATTCTGCTTCTCGATGCCGCGCATCATCATGCAGAGGTGACGGGCTTCGATTACAACGCCCACGCCCTGCGGGGCGATCGCGTCGCTGATAGCGTCAGCAATCTGCCGGGTCATGCGTTCCTGCACCTGCAGGCGTCGTGCAAACACCTCAACCAGCCGCGCGATCTTGCTGAGTCCCACGACCTTGCCGTTGGGGATGTAGGCAACGTGCACCTTGCCGAAGAACGGCAGCATGTGATGCTCGCAGAGCGAGAACATCTCGACGTCCTTAACGATCACCATCTCGTCGTAGTCGACATCGAACAGAGCAGCGCGCAGAATCTCCCCGGCGTCTTCCTGGTAGCCCTTGGTGAGATAGGCCATTGCCTTCTCAACGCGGCCCGGAGTGGCGATGAGGCCGTCGCGATTAGGGTCCTCCCCAAGACGCGTGATGAGCTCGCGATAGAGCTCCTGCGTACTGTGGTCTTTCAAAGAGTCCTTGTCTGCCAGGACTTTCGACATCGGCTTCGTCATCGGTACTGTTTGCGCCATACGGCGGTCCTTTCCGCTGCTTGCGTTGGAAGAACTCGCAGCCTTTCCCGGGCCCATCAGGCCGCCTCCGCTGAGCTGGCGCCGAAGTACTGGAAGAAGTTATTCTCCGTTTCTTCCACGCGAACATACTCCAGTGCGACTCCCACCGGCACGGCGTCTTTCAGCAGCTCAAACACTGTCCTGCATAGATTTTCTGTGGTGGGGACTTGCGAGGTAAATAACGGATCGAGGTTGAGATTGGCGTGATCAAAACGCGTGAGCACTTGCGTGCGCACCGCTGCATCCAGATCGACGAGATTGATCACCATCCCCGTGTCGGGGACGACCTCACCGCGGACCAGCACTTCAATCACGTAGTTGTGGCCGTGACCATGGGGATTACTGCATTTGCCGTAGACGGCACGATTCTGCTCGGGCGTGAACGCGTCGGAATGCAGCCTGTGGCTGGCGCTGAGCGTATAACGGCGTCCGAAGTAGGCGCTCATTGGCCGCCCCGGAACTTCACCCCAGGAACGAGGACCTGTTCCTGGGGACCCCGAAACTCTGCAAAGATCTCAGGCGTCTCGTAGACCCGCACTACGGCGAGGCGTGCACTATGCGCAGCAGCAATCGGCGGTTCAAGGCGGCGCCACGCGGCGATCGCGATGTTCTCGCTAGTCGGAATGGTTTTGGCGAACTCGGGAACTTCCAGGTTGAAGTGGCGGTGATCCCACGCCGCAAGCACCTCATCCTCGATGACGTCTTTCAGCCATTTGAGGTCGACGACAAAGCCTGTGACAGGATCCGGCTCGCCAGCCACCGTCACCTCGAGCGTGTAATTGTGCCCGTGCCCGTTGCGATTGGCACAGCGGCCGAACACTTCCTGGTTCTTCTCGGCCGACCAGGACTCGTTCCAGTAATAGTGCGAGGCAGCGAATGTCGCCCGCCGGGTGAGCAATATCATGAAGACCTCAAAGCAGAGATGCTCAAGGACTACAGGAGGTTACAGGCATCTTGATCTGCTTGAAATCCATGTTAGGGGAAGCGGGCCCTCGCGGGATAGCGTCGGCGCTGCGAGCTTCAGGAGCAACACAGCGTGCAAAACGGCCGGAAGCAGGGTCAAAATCGTCCCACATTGCGAATCGTCGGTCGCGCCGGATCGTGCAAAAGCGACACACCCGGGCGGGAATTCGACGTACTTTTTACAAAACCGCGAGTAGAAATTTCAGGATGCACGAACTATTTACAAGGCTGCCTGAAAAAGCGATTTTTCTGTGAAATTTGGGTTGGCGACACCCCGTGCCGCGTGTAAGCATGACGATGTTGCTGATTCAAGTTAGTTGCCTGGACAGACAGAATCGAAGAGCGCTGGTGAGCAATATAGCTCCTGATCGAAAGAGCGTTTCCAGCAGTTCTCCTGGTTGTGTGGTGTCCTGCGGCATGGCATACCCTCTTGCTCATGCCGGATAGATAGAGGTTGCTGAGTTTACGAGCACGGGCGATTCCGCCGCTCAGAACAGCCCCCGAAACGAAGACTCCCGGCGTCGCTTTATCAGCGATGTACAGGACCCCTTGCGTCTGAACGGCGATGCGTCCGGCACGCATGGCAAGACCAGCGCAAGACACTTCACTGCTCTCGCGGTTCTGCTGTTAGATATGATGCAGCCCCGCGAAAAACAGGTTGGTTTATCGCCGAAAACCGTGAGCCCGAGTTCGAAAACTTCAAGGAGTTGATCGGGTTCCGCGAAACGACAAACAGAACACCCGGAACGCGGTCCAAGGCCGCGCCGATTCGTAAAAGGGCTCTGATGAAACTCCTTAGATTGCTCTCTCTCCCCCTGGTGCTGTCCGCCCTCGCAGCAGTGCCCGCCTTCGCCAATCCAACCGTGACGAGCCCGTACGCTAACAGCACGGTCTCTTCTCCGTTCACTCTCACTGCCAATTCGTCCAGCTGCTCGAACCAGTCCGTCACCACGATGGGCTACTCGCTCGACAGCAGCTCTAGCACCGTTTTCCAAAGCGGCACATACCTGCAGAAGTCGGTGTCCGCGGCCACAGGCGGGCACACCATCCACGTGAAGGCGTGGGGCAAGAGCGGCGCGGTATGCGTCACTGACGTGCCTGTCAAGGTAAGCGGAACGACATCGGGCAATCCCGGCGTGAGTTCGCCTACGAGTGGCTCTACCGTGACCTCGCCATTCAAGCTGTATGCGTCATCGTCCAGTTGCTCGGGGCAAGCGGTCGCATCCGTCGGCTACTCGATTGACAGTAGCACCTATACGTACATCGTGGGCGGAACCGTGCTGAGCACGTCGGTATCCACCGGCACGGGCGGACATACGATCCACGTGAAGTCTTGGGGCAAGAGCGGCGCCTCCTGCGTGAACAACGTTGGAGTCACAGTTTCGGGCACCTCATCTACGGTCCCGTCGAATGCTACGAACGTCAGCAACGTTCAGGTCACCGGCACCTGGGCGAGCGTTCACGACGCGGGCACTTCGGGCTGGTCGAGCGGGACATCTTCCCTTACCAGTTCTCCGTCGCGGAGCGGCAACGCGCGCCACTATAACACCAGCTATAACAACTATGGTGGTCAGCGCTATTCGACTCACATCAGCGACAACACGGCGGCGCATAACTTTGTTTACGACGTCTGGGTGTATATCAAGGACACCTCAACGGGCGTCAAGGTCCTGGAGATGGATTTGAACCAGGTGATCGCCAACGGCTGGACGGTGATCATGGGCGTTCAGTGCGATGGCTGGACAGGCACGTGGGACTTCACCACGAACAAGGGGAGCGCCACAAGCCCGAACGACACATGGGTTCACTCCAGCGCCAAGTGCAATCCGCAGAGCTGGGGCGTGAATGCATGGCATCACATCCAGTACTCGGTTTACCGCGACGACTCCGGATTCGTGACTTATCAGTGGATGTCGGTGGATGGAGCGAAGCAGACGCTCAACGCGAAGACCTTCGCCGGGTTTGCGCTGGGCTGGGGCAAGACCGTGCTCACCAACTTCCAGGTGGACGGCGGAACCAGCTATGCGTACGGATCGAATATCTTTGTCGATAACATGAATGTCTCGTATTGGTAGACTGCACGAATGGATGTGATAAGGCCGCGCTTCACCGCGCGGCCTATTTTTTTCTGGTTAGCTATTGCTTGTAGACCCGCCCTTTCCAACTCACCTGTTTGAACACACGATGCTGAAACCAGCTCCAGTAAAGCAGGAATGCGAAGAGCGGCAGTCCCAGCGGCGACAGCAGAGAATCGAGAAACGGGAAATTCGACTTGGCTACGCGCGTGTAGAACCGGACGAGGGTACGTAGCCACAGCAACGCGCAGACCCAACCGGGACTGATCCACTCAAGCCCGCTCATATTGAAGCGTGAATACCACAATTCAACGGCGAGAATTGGCAGCAGAAACAGCAAAGCGAAGTCGAGAGCGCGCCAGAACGCCAGCACCAGAGCATTATCGAAGAGCAGGGCCAGGTTCTTTGTCCAGCCCTCGATCATGCTCGCCGTACTCCGGTACATGCGTGTGGACACAGCGTCGGCCGCATAGCGGAAGCGCAGACCCACCCGGCGCTTCTTCGCGATGAAGGCGAGTTCCACATCTTCGAGCACGCGGTCGCGCACAGCAGCATGGCCGCCGATACGCCGATAGGCTTCGCGTTCCACCAGCAGATATTGGCCGTTGGCAGCGGCGACGCGTTGGTTAGGGTCTGACACCTTCGCGGGCGGATAGGCCAGCGAGAGTTCGCTGAACACAAGCGGCATGAGCGTGCGTTGTGCCAGGCCGGTCACAATCTGCCGCGGTGAATAGCTGAGCATGCCGGCCTTGTGCCGTTCCGCCTCATGCATGCCGCGGCGCAGGTCGCCGGGCTCGTGGATCGTGTCGGCATCGGTAAACAGGAGCCAGCGGCCGCGCGCTTTGCGAGCCGCGGTCCACACGGCGTTCGCCTTCCCTGTCCAGCCAGGCTGAAGCTTGTCAGCCTTGATCACCGTGACACTGGGAAAGCTGCCTGCAATTGCGGCCGTTTTGTCGGTCGAGTTGTCATCGACGACGATCAGTTCCCAATCGCGGCCGAGCTGGAATATGTCCTCGGATTGTGCCGTGAGCGAGCGCAGGCAGTCGCCAAGAATGTCTTCTTCGTTGCGGGCCGGCACAATCACCGTGAGTTCAATGAGCGGGTCCGGCTCGGGCTGATCGAACACGGCAGGGCCGCGGTACGGCAGCTTCGATGGATCGACCGGCTCGTCGCTCAGGCCGAGAATCGGCTTCCACTCGCCGGGGGCTGCACTCTCGGGTAAGTCGTTTGGATCTCTCGGCATACGCGGCGGCGTTCCTCTTTCGCAATGCGCGGCAAATGGCCGCAGCGCCTTCGGATGGTGTGACGGATGACCTTTCCTGAAGGCTTCCCGCTCCGTATTATAAGGACGTGAACTCCCGCGGCTTCCTTATGTACCGGCTGACATTAATTGCACTGTTGTCGTTTGCACTGCTTTCCGGCTGCAATCGCGGCGCCCGCCCCGCCCAGGTTGGGAAGAAGGCTCCAGATTTCACGGTGAGCGATGGCACGAGCACGATTCGGCTTTCCAGCTACCGCGGCAAAGTTGTTCTGCTCAATTTCTGGGCGAGCTGGTGCGGACCTTGTGTGCAGGAGACGCCGGGGCTGCAGCAGTTGCACCACGACCGGCCCGACATCGAGATCGTGGGCGTGAGCGTGGACACCGACGCCAATGCATATCAGCGCTTCCTCAAGCGCTTCCGCGTCGACACGCCTAACGTGATGGACCCCGAACAGAAGGCCGCCAAGCTGTACCACACAGACGGCTGGCCAGAGACCTACATCATCGACCGCAACGGTGTCATCCGCCGCAAGGTCATTGGCGATCCCGACTGGGGAAACCCCGAGATGCGGGCCTACCTCAAAAATCTGTGACGGCGTGCACGCGCCTGCCTCAAGCCACGCTGGTATTCTGAAGCCATGACGAACGTTGATATCGTGTTCCGCTATGCTGCTGAGCCCACTGAGGCCGTGCTGTTTGCGCTCGCCGGGACGCGCGAGGTGTACGGCATCCGGCATCTGGCTTTCGATCGCGAAGCGAAGACGGTGCGCGTGGAATACGATGCGACGCGGCTTTCAGGACCTGTTGTCGCGGGGCTGGTCCGGCGTGCTGGACTCGATATCGTAGAGGAAGTTTCGCTGATTCCTCCGCCGCCTCCAGAGCCCGAGACAGCGGCAGCAACGCCCCCGATGCCCGCGTCCAAGGCGTAGCCGCAACCGTTCGGCGCGGTTGCGCCAACCCACAATCCTTGATACTCTAAATCAGGTTCAACCTGAATCTCTTCAGGCTCTTCTGAACCGTGAAGTGCGCCCGTAGCTCAGCTGGATAGAGCGACTGACTACGAATCAGTAGGCCGGAGGTTCGAATCCTTCCGGGCGCACCATTGATCTACCAAGGACTTACGAGTTATTCCCGAACCTCCGACAGTGGCCGCTGTCGGAGGTTTTGTCGTAATGGCCGCAATGACTTCTCGCTTAGCGTCGAGATATTCACTCACGTAATCCATGTAGTGAATCAGCGATCTCGCCCCGCGCCTAAATGCAGCCGGGTTATTCGTGACGCCTGCGATCCTCCGCTTTTCGCCGAGGATGAAGCGCCGGTAGGTCACCATAACGTGACGCCTTGATGGGTGAGGGTGTGTCATCCGTTCACCACTAACTCGAGACCGCTGTGGCGGACGTTGAGTTGATTGACGACATCGGCGACGCCGCTGATGTCCGGGTGCAGGTATTGCTGCGTCGTGGCGATGCTGTCGTGTCCGAGCAGGTCCTTGACGAGGGCGAGGTTCTTCGTCTCGGCGAGGATCTCGGTCGCGAAGGTGTGACGCGTCAGGTACGGTACGATGTCTCGTCCGAAGCCGGCCGCGGTGCGCGCCTTGCGGAACGCCTTCCCGATGGTGCGGCGATGCCCCTCGGCTGTTTTGCCGACGAACACCCACTGCTCCAACTGGGCCACCTTGCGAAGATCGCCTTTGGCCTTCGCCTTGACGATCGCTGCCTGCGCAGCGGCCCAGCGGCGCTTGAGAACGGCGCGGAGCCGGTCGGACATCGGAATGGGGCGTTGCTTGTTTCCCTTCCCAATGACCCACACCGCGTTCCGCTCCCAGGCGATGTTGGCCCACTTCATGCGCATGGTCTCGACGCCCGGCCGCGTGCCGCAATCGCATCCGACGATGAAGACATCGCGGACATCGCCGCGAAGATGCTTGAGCAGCTCGGCGCGTTCCTCCGGACTCAGGACGCGAGTTCGGCGGGGCGCCTTGCTGCGCTTGATCTTCGGCGCGGCCTGGATGTACTCGAGTTCGGCGGCGACGTTGAGCATGCGGGAAAGTGTCCTCTGGCCGCTCTTGGCATTATGCGGGCTCTTCGGAAATACGATGGTCGCAGCCAGGTTGCGAGTGATCTTGTGGAGCGGCATGCCGGCGACAATGGTCTCCGACAGCAGCCCCCATCCGTGGCAATAGTCCTTGTACGTGTCCAGGTCGAGAGTCCCCGCAGCAACGCGATCTTTGTTGTACTGCAGGAATTCCTTGCTGAATTCGGAGAGTGTGGGGATCTTCCGCACCTTCCGGTTAAGAGCTCCCTGCTGAGCCTCGGCGAGCTTGATGGCTTCGAAGGTCTCCGCACGCTTCTGATTGGTTTCCTTCGTAGTGCCCCAGTAGCGCTGGCCGTGCAGCATGAACTCGTAGTGAAAGTATCTACCGCGTTTTTTGACCGACATTCTGCGCCTCCATGTTGGCTCGCACGGTTGGGCGCTTCGACGCCCCCAGTTTTGCTGAAGGGGGGCAATCGGCAAAAGCATACCATGTCGGGAGAATCGGCCCCCCGCACCACTGCTTTACGCTCCCTCTCGACGAGAGCTAGGCAAAAAACGACCTGGAGTGATCGACTCGACCTGACAATCTTTGCAATGAGAAGATAGGCTTCAAATGTCTATTCAAGAGAGTTTCACGCGCTACTGGGTAAGAGTCCTGCGGCGTTTCCTAGTGGACGCTACACCGTGGGCAAGGGACAACATCGCCTTCGCCGGGCTCGCACTCCTTCTACCGCTTGCCATCGTCTATCTACGAGACCGGCATCACCAGGTCGACTGGGAGCTAATCAAGGCGGCGCTCTTGTTCTACGCCATATCGCTGGCAGCATACGGCGGCGTGCACCTCCTCAGGACCCCCTGGAAGATGGACCGTGAACAGACCCAAGCGGTCAATCGATTGACTGAAGAAGCCGGCAGCTTGCGCCGGCAGGCTGCTGACCGACAACCAAAACTCGCGGTTGAGCTTCGCGAGCTGCTCTTCCTGGAATCCGAGTATCCGAAGGAAGTATTCGTCCGTGTTTCTCTAGAGAATGAGCGGCCTGACTCCATCTGCACAGTGGATGAATACGAGCTTTCTTTCACTATTGGTGATCACACCTACAGATCTCGAGAGATCGTCCATGATCTGAACGATTTTGTGGCAATTGCAATTGGAGGGGGAGAAGCAGCACGGAAAACGCCCGTTTCAGAGGACCTCTCGGATCTAGTCGCGGGGATCACCCATTCGGATCCTGTTAGATACGGAGCTCCTCGGTATGGATGGATACATTTTTCGTTTCCTGATCTTAGCAAGATGGTGAGGAGTTTCTGTTCTGCCGACCACGCTGAGATATGCGTCTTCGACCCGTTCGGCGGATGCGCTAAATCGGGATTAGATCTTAGAGCCGAGAAGCCCATTCGACGAATCGAGAGCACGCGGTGGGATGGTACCGTGAGATGGGTTTGAAGTGGAGAAGCCCAGCCCCTACCGGACAAAGGGACCGCAACCATTCGGCCCGGACGATGTGAAACGGGAATCGAGCCAAATAGAAAAAGAAAAGCCGGAAGCAGGCCCCCAGGGCCTCGCAGGGTGGCCAGAAGCAACTGCAAGCCTTCAAGTCCATCGGCATTTCTATTCAGGACATCCGGACGAAGAACCCAGCTGACCTCTTTGTCGAAATCGCGCAGAAGATGCAGGAGATGCCGAACGGCGCCACGAAGGCCGCGGCGTCGATGGAGTTGCTCGGCCGCGGCGGCGCGAACCTCATCCCCGTACTGAATGAGATCGGCGAAGCCGATGGATTCGAGATCCTGGGCAGACAAGGTCGAAGACCTCGCAATCCAGAACCGGCAGGAGAGTGCGTTGCGACACAGCAAGTAAGGGCTGGGGCCTTGCCGAATCCCTGCGTTGCTGAACGAGTCCTGCACCGTGGTCACCGGGTTCTCACTGGTTCTTCGATTTTCTTAGAAGCTTCTTTGGATGGCTTCCGCTTGACCGTGGAGGGAAGAAAAGCTAGTCTGCTGCGCATGAAAAATGAGATGTGCCCTTACAGCCAGCAGCCGGTCCCAGTGAGCTCTCAACGGAGTCCGCACAGTTCCGTCTATTGGTGGTGCGATCTTTGCCGTAAATACGTCCGAGCAAAGGACGGCGACTTCGTCGAACACCAGCTTCGATGGAGCATCCACGGCTGCGGCCACAGGTATGGCTGCGACTGCCGCCGTTAATGTCTCAACCTGCTCCTTGGGGTCGGATGGGGGCATTGCAGCACCTTAAGGGATGAGCGCTTTGGCGGTGTGCGGCGGGACCGCTTTGCCGATCTGCTTCATCACGTCTAAG from the Occallatibacter riparius genome contains:
- a CDS encoding class I SAM-dependent methyltransferase, giving the protein MIGEILRISAVLLAGGYMMRQVRKPSRWLGRFMANTMNKSHSTLTDWGLTHVEIRDHDTILDIGCGGGRTLNKLAHLAAQGSVYGVDYAQGSLAASRAYNRELVEQSRVQLEQASVSKLPFPADKFDLITAIETQYYWPDLPGDLREVLRVLKPGGKLVIIAESYKSGRFEWMEGPLMRVLLGACRLSPADQRELFANAGYVNVQFSEERNKGWICVVGTKPIQ
- the truB gene encoding tRNA pseudouridine(55) synthase TruB yields the protein MNGLFVIDKPGGMTSHDVVSRLRKITGEKSIGHLGTLDPMATGVLPLLVGKYTRLAQFFSSAEKSYTGTIRFGFATDTYDAEGEPTGPVAQPQFTLEEIREASLRFRGELQQMPPPYSAKKIAGTPAYKLARAGKPVDLKPATVVIDSFEITALDGDQAAFAMKISAGGYVRSVAHELGQILGCGAHLSSLRRTRAGVFTLDEARPLADLQPLAGNFAALEAVSIHPRTLLPEMPCVTADEQTIGRMRNGAQANLPEFSQAPLVKVFAGQRELFGIASRVAGTLFQPIVVMG
- the folE gene encoding GTP cyclohydrolase I FolE, encoding MTKPMSKVLADKDSLKDHSTQELYRELITRLGEDPNRDGLIATPGRVEKAMAYLTKGYQEDAGEILRAALFDVDYDEMVIVKDVEMFSLCEHHMLPFFGKVHVAYIPNGKVVGLSKIARLVEVFARRLQVQERMTRQIADAISDAIAPQGVGVVIEARHLCMMMRGIEKQNSFTVTSAMVGCFQRKETRSEFLSLVRNPAQGYL
- a CDS encoding 6-carboxytetrahydropterin synthase, with product MSAYFGRRYTLSASHRLHSDAFTPEQNRAVYGKCSNPHGHGHNYVIEVLVRGEVVPDTGMVINLVDLDAAVRTQVLTRFDHANLNLDPLFTSQVPTTENLCRTVFELLKDAVPVGVALEYVRVEETENNFFQYFGASSAEAA
- a CDS encoding 6-pyruvoyl trahydropterin synthase family protein, which encodes MILLTRRATFAASHYYWNESWSAEKNQEVFGRCANRNGHGHNYTLEVTVAGEPDPVTGFVVDLKWLKDVIEDEVLAAWDHRHFNLEVPEFAKTIPTSENIAIAAWRRLEPPIAAAHSARLAVVRVYETPEIFAEFRGPQEQVLVPGVKFRGGQ
- a CDS encoding glycosyltransferase — encoded protein: MPRDPNDLPESAAPGEWKPILGLSDEPVDPSKLPYRGPAVFDQPEPDPLIELTVIVPARNEEDILGDCLRSLTAQSEDIFQLGRDWELIVVDDNSTDKTAAIAGSFPSVTVIKADKLQPGWTGKANAVWTAARKARGRWLLFTDADTIHEPGDLRRGMHEAERHKAGMLSYSPRQIVTGLAQRTLMPLVFSELSLAYPPAKVSDPNQRVAAANGQYLLVEREAYRRIGGHAAVRDRVLEDVELAFIAKKRRVGLRFRYAADAVSTRMYRSTASMIEGWTKNLALLFDNALVLAFWRALDFALLFLLPILAVELWYSRFNMSGLEWISPGWVCALLWLRTLVRFYTRVAKSNFPFLDSLLSPLGLPLFAFLLYWSWFQHRVFKQVSWKGRVYKQ
- a CDS encoding TlpA family protein disulfide reductase, encoding MNSRGFLMYRLTLIALLSFALLSGCNRGARPAQVGKKAPDFTVSDGTSTIRLSSYRGKVVLLNFWASWCGPCVQETPGLQQLHHDRPDIEIVGVSVDTDANAYQRFLKRFRVDTPNVMDPEQKAAKLYHTDGWPETYIIDRNGVIRRKVIGDPDWGNPEMRAYLKNL
- a CDS encoding tyrosine-type recombinase/integrase, which translates into the protein MSVKKRGRYFHYEFMLHGQRYWGTTKETNQKRAETFEAIKLAEAQQGALNRKVRKIPTLSEFSKEFLQYNKDRVAAGTLDLDTYKDYCHGWGLLSETIVAGMPLHKITRNLAATIVFPKSPHNAKSGQRTLSRMLNVAAELEYIQAAPKIKRSKAPRRTRVLSPEERAELLKHLRGDVRDVFIVGCDCGTRPGVETMRMKWANIAWERNAVWVIGKGNKQRPIPMSDRLRAVLKRRWAAAQAAIVKAKAKGDLRKVAQLEQWVFVGKTAEGHRRTIGKAFRKARTAAGFGRDIVPYLTRHTFATEILAETKNLALVKDLLGHDSIATTQQYLHPDISGVADVVNQLNVRHSGLELVVNG